One Oryzomonas sagensis genomic region harbors:
- a CDS encoding alginate export family protein, protein MKLFQAVWVATIGVSLLALPAPSSAGFGEPPDSFRGYLLNRADEDYGYLRDPALNTDIWDPVKYLPFNRTGSWYLSLGGEARERYEYFNHPNWGKDPQDSGYLLQRYFLHGDLRMGENLRIFSQFQSSLENGRRGGPRPTDRDELDLHQAFLDLKLDLSDAASLTLRSGRQELAYGSQRLVSVREGPNVRQSFDGFRLMYRTGEFRIDGFAAKPVQTNRYAFDDGTDNAKALWGAYGVLPFPLLPQGNLDVYYMGVYRGKAGFDQGTARETRHSLGARLWRTAAPLDYNFEAIYQWGSFGTGAIQAWTVASDTGYTLSSLPLRPRFGLRADIASGDDAPATHDLETFNPLFPKGAYFSEAGLIGPANFIDLNPCIDLHLADHLALIFDWDFFWRESTHDGLYNNAVALVRSGKTSAARYIGSMSQGQLLWDIDRHLSFVAIYGHFFAGSFLKESGPGEDVDYLTTWLTYKF, encoded by the coding sequence ATGAAGCTTTTTCAGGCGGTTTGGGTGGCTACTATCGGGGTATCGTTGCTCGCTCTTCCGGCGCCTTCCTCTGCCGGCTTCGGGGAGCCACCGGACAGCTTCCGGGGTTACTTACTGAATCGCGCCGACGAGGATTACGGCTACCTGCGCGATCCGGCCCTGAATACCGACATCTGGGACCCGGTCAAATACCTCCCGTTCAACCGGACTGGCTCCTGGTATCTCTCCCTGGGCGGTGAGGCGCGGGAACGCTACGAATACTTCAACCACCCAAACTGGGGCAAGGACCCGCAAGACTCCGGCTACCTCCTCCAGAGATACTTCCTGCACGGCGACCTCAGGATGGGCGAGAACCTGCGCATCTTCAGCCAGTTCCAGAGCAGCCTGGAAAATGGTCGCAGAGGCGGACCGCGACCGACCGACCGGGACGAATTGGACCTGCACCAAGCCTTTTTGGACCTGAAGCTCGATCTATCCGACGCAGCCTCCCTGACCCTGCGCTCCGGGCGGCAGGAACTGGCCTACGGCTCCCAGCGGCTCGTCTCGGTGCGGGAAGGACCAAACGTACGCCAGAGCTTCGACGGTTTCCGGCTCATGTACCGCACGGGAGAATTCAGGATCGATGGGTTTGCCGCCAAGCCGGTCCAGACCAACCGGTATGCCTTCGACGACGGGACGGACAACGCCAAGGCCCTCTGGGGGGCCTATGGGGTGCTGCCGTTCCCGCTTCTTCCCCAGGGGAACCTGGATGTCTACTATATGGGGGTCTATCGGGGCAAGGCCGGCTTCGACCAGGGGACTGCACGGGAAACGCGGCATTCCCTGGGGGCACGGCTCTGGCGCACAGCGGCGCCCCTCGATTACAACTTCGAAGCCATCTACCAGTGGGGGAGTTTCGGCACCGGCGCTATTCAAGCCTGGACGGTCGCTTCGGACACCGGCTACACCCTCTCGTCGCTTCCGCTCCGTCCACGATTCGGCCTGCGGGCGGATATCGCCAGCGGTGACGACGCCCCGGCCACCCATGACTTGGAAACCTTCAACCCGCTCTTCCCCAAAGGAGCCTATTTCAGCGAGGCGGGACTGATCGGGCCGGCCAACTTCATAGACCTGAACCCCTGCATCGACCTCCACCTTGCCGACCATCTCGCCTTGATCTTCGACTGGGATTTTTTCTGGCGGGAGAGCACCCACGACGGACTGTACAACAACGCCGTGGCTCTCGTCCGCTCCGGCAAGACGAGCGCTGCCCGCTACATCGGCAGCATGTCCCAGGGGCAACTGCTCTGGGACATCGACCGGCACCTGTCCTTTGTCGCCATATATGGACATTTTTTTGCCGGCAGCTTTTTGAAGGAATCGGGACCGGGAGAGGATGTGGATTACCTGACCACGTGGCTTACGTACAAATTTTGA